In one Nicotiana tomentosiformis chromosome 6, ASM39032v3, whole genome shotgun sequence genomic region, the following are encoded:
- the LOC138893833 gene encoding uncharacterized protein, producing MAPKLEDLGAFTITCTIESVEFAKALYDVGASINLMPYSVFKSLGIGKPRPTSMRLQMANRTMKRLLGVIENVLVRVDKFILPANFMILDCEVDYEVPIIFGRPFLATGKALVDVEAGEPTFRVGDEKAVFHV from the coding sequence atggctccaaagttggaagatcttggtGCTTTCACAATTACTTGTACCATTGAAAGTGTCGAATTTGCAAAAGCTCTATATGATGTTGGGGCGAgcatcaacttgatgccctattcggttttcaaatcattgggaattgggaaaccaagacccacatctatgagattacaaatggctaaccgtacaatgaagagactGTTGGGGGTGATTGAGAATGTATTGGTTCgggttgacaagttcattctccctGCGAATTTtatgattcttgattgtgaagtggactatgaggtaccGATTATTTTTGGTaggcctttccttgctacgggaaaggctcttgttgatgtggaagccggtgaacccactttccgggtgggtgatgaaaaggcggTGTTCCACGTGTGA